From the genome of Ignavibacteriales bacterium, one region includes:
- the mtaB gene encoding tRNA (N(6)-L-threonylcarbamoyladenosine(37)-C(2))-methylthiotransferase MtaB — translation MQSKVAFYTLGCKLNYSETSTIGNLFLNKGFDVVEFTEQADVYVINTCSVTDNTDRECRQIVRRALRKNPEAFIAVTGCYAQLKPEEIAKINGVDVVLGSNEKFKLFDFVDNFGKKELSCIYVSPTEQLTDINPASSTDADSRTRAFLKIQDGCDYKCSFCTIPLARGKSRSLTQEQVITNFTKLIDEDYKEIILTGVNVGDYGKMNGTDLFSLLKTINEIPGKFRIRISSIEPNLLTDEIIQLTIENGKMCKHFHIPLQSGSAKILKLMQRRYTKSDYEKLISKLATQIAGVGIGVDVIVGFPGETENDFLETYNFLNELPISYLHVFTYSERPNTKAIDLPGKVEFAERKRRNNMLRILSEKKKNEFYRRMIGNDVEILFEHENHNGFMKGFASNYVRVQSKYDETKINQFTKAKIVNVVDNICSVEIL, via the coding sequence ATGCAAAGTAAAGTTGCGTTTTACACTTTGGGTTGTAAGTTAAATTACTCAGAGACTTCAACAATAGGAAATCTTTTTCTAAACAAGGGATTTGACGTAGTTGAATTTACAGAACAAGCTGACGTTTATGTTATAAATACATGTTCTGTAACTGATAATACTGATAGAGAATGCCGTCAGATTGTGCGCCGGGCTTTAAGAAAAAATCCTGAAGCATTTATAGCGGTTACAGGTTGTTATGCACAGTTAAAACCGGAAGAAATTGCAAAGATTAATGGCGTAGATGTTGTTCTTGGCAGTAACGAAAAATTCAAGCTCTTTGATTTTGTAGATAATTTTGGCAAGAAAGAATTATCTTGTATTTATGTTTCACCAACCGAGCAGCTTACTGATATTAATCCAGCTTCATCAACAGATGCTGACAGCAGAACAAGAGCGTTCCTTAAAATCCAGGATGGATGTGATTATAAATGTTCCTTCTGTACAATTCCTTTAGCAAGAGGTAAAAGTAGAAGTTTAACACAGGAACAGGTTATAACAAATTTTACAAAACTCATTGATGAAGACTACAAAGAAATTATTCTTACCGGAGTAAATGTTGGTGATTATGGTAAAATGAATGGCACTGATTTATTCTCGCTTTTAAAAACAATAAACGAAATTCCCGGTAAGTTCAGGATAAGAATTAGCTCCATCGAGCCAAATCTTTTAACAGATGAAATCATTCAGCTTACAATTGAAAATGGAAAGATGTGTAAGCATTTTCATATTCCTCTCCAAAGCGGCAGTGCTAAAATCCTTAAGCTTATGCAAAGAAGATATACAAAGAGCGATTATGAAAAATTAATTTCCAAGTTGGCAACCCAAATTGCAGGCGTCGGAATTGGTGTTGATGTTATTGTTGGCTTTCCTGGTGAAACCGAAAATGATTTTTTAGAAACTTATAACTTTTTAAATGAATTACCCATTTCCTACCTGCACGTTTTTACTTATTCCGAAAGACCGAATACTAAAGCAATTGATTTACCTGGGAAGGTTGAATTTGCAGAACGGAAAAGAAGAAACAATATGCTACGTATCCTTAGTGAGAAAAAGAAGAATGAGTTTTATAGGCGAATGATCGGGAATGATGTGGAAATATTATTTGAACACGAAAATCATAATGGATTTATGAAAGGTTTTGCTTCCAACTATGTTCGTGTACAGAGTAAATATGATGAAACAAAAATAAACCAGTTTACTAAAGCAAAGATAGTAAATGTAGTTGATAATATTTGTTCAGTAGAAATTTTGTAG
- the rpsA gene encoding 30S ribosomal protein S1, whose translation MSEETNERVEVVQVPSKGVEKYLNSDEYSVEELELLTKLYSQSFKDVKEGEIIKGKIVGIQGDNVILDVGFKSEGTIPKNEFFAGEEIKIGSDVEIVIESVEDGEGNLVLSKKRADFLRIWNKVVNAYDTGEIMQGKILKRIKGGMVVDLMGIEAFLPGSQIDIRPVRDFDAFVGQTMDFKVVKINIPTENVVVSHKVLIEEEISDQRKAILDSLEKGQILEGIVKAITDFGVFVDLGGVDGLIHITDLSWGRINHPSEVVKLDEKIKVVVTDFDMEKKRISLSLKQLLPHPWDSIDVKYKVGDKVAGRVVSLTDYGAFIEIEKGIEGLIHISEMSWTLHIKHPSQFVSMGQIVEAIILSLDKDDKKISLGMKQLVPDPWTELMQKYPVGTKHTGIARNLTNFGVFVELEPGVDGLVHISDLSWTKKIRHPGEVVKKGEKIDVVVLGVDTDQRKISLGHKQIQDNPWDVFERNYAVGTIAEGKVVRIIEKGLIAELPSKVDGFVPVTQLSTSKIKNISYCFPVDSELPLKVVEFDKENKKIVLSAVGALKEKSNDEIKEYIAKHKLEKVSIDDIRNASADTVDSSGFPNYETPDEPLVSNPSAPTV comes from the coding sequence ATGTCTGAAGAGACAAACGAACGAGTTGAAGTCGTTCAAGTTCCAAGTAAAGGGGTAGAAAAGTATCTAAACTCAGATGAATATTCTGTTGAAGAATTAGAGCTTTTAACTAAACTGTATTCACAATCCTTTAAAGATGTAAAGGAAGGTGAAATTATTAAAGGTAAGATCGTCGGCATTCAAGGAGATAATGTAATTCTTGATGTTGGTTTCAAATCGGAAGGAACTATTCCTAAGAACGAATTTTTTGCTGGTGAAGAAATTAAAATTGGTTCTGACGTAGAAATAGTTATTGAAAGCGTTGAAGACGGCGAAGGAAATCTTGTCCTTAGTAAAAAGAGAGCTGATTTCTTAAGGATCTGGAATAAAGTAGTTAATGCTTACGATACCGGCGAAATTATGCAGGGAAAAATTCTTAAGAGAATTAAAGGCGGAATGGTTGTTGACTTAATGGGTATTGAAGCATTCTTACCTGGTTCTCAAATAGATATTCGCCCTGTACGCGATTTTGATGCTTTCGTTGGTCAAACAATGGATTTCAAAGTTGTTAAGATCAATATTCCTACTGAAAATGTTGTAGTATCTCATAAAGTTCTTATCGAAGAAGAAATTTCTGATCAAAGAAAAGCAATTCTTGATAGCCTTGAGAAAGGACAAATCCTTGAAGGTATTGTTAAAGCAATTACCGATTTTGGCGTGTTCGTGGATCTTGGCGGCGTTGATGGATTAATTCACATTACCGATTTAAGCTGGGGAAGAATTAATCATCCAAGTGAAGTTGTTAAGCTTGATGAAAAGATAAAAGTTGTTGTAACAGATTTCGATATGGAAAAGAAAAGAATTTCTCTTTCACTTAAACAACTTCTTCCTCATCCATGGGATAGTATTGATGTTAAATATAAAGTTGGTGATAAAGTTGCTGGTCGTGTTGTATCGCTTACAGATTATGGCGCTTTCATAGAAATTGAAAAAGGTATTGAAGGCTTAATCCACATTTCTGAAATGAGCTGGACACTTCATATTAAACATCCATCTCAGTTTGTTTCTATGGGACAGATTGTTGAAGCAATAATTTTAAGTCTTGATAAAGATGACAAGAAAATTTCACTTGGTATGAAGCAATTGGTTCCAGATCCTTGGACAGAACTTATGCAGAAATATCCGGTTGGAACTAAGCATACCGGCATTGCCAGAAACCTAACTAACTTCGGAGTTTTTGTTGAACTTGAACCAGGTGTTGATGGATTGGTTCATATTTCTGATTTATCTTGGACAAAGAAAATTCGTCATCCCGGAGAAGTTGTAAAGAAAGGTGAAAAAATAGATGTTGTTGTTCTTGGTGTTGATACCGACCAGAGAAAAATTTCTTTGGGTCATAAACAAATCCAGGATAATCCTTGGGACGTTTTTGAAAGAAACTATGCCGTTGGAACAATTGCTGAAGGTAAAGTTGTAAGGATAATTGAGAAAGGGTTGATTGCAGAACTTCCATCTAAAGTTGATGGTTTTGTTCCTGTTACCCAACTTTCAACTTCAAAAATCAAAAATATTTCTTATTGTTTCCCTGTCGATTCAGAACTTCCATTGAAGGTTGTTGAGTTCGATAAAGAAAACAAAAAGATTGTTCTTAGTGCAGTCGGCGCATTGAAAGAAAAATCGAATGACGAAATAAAAGAATACATTGCTAAACACAAATTAGAAAAAGTTTCTATTGATGACATTAGAAACGCAAGTGCAGATACTGTTGATTCATCGGGTTTTCCAAATTATGAAACACCTGACGAACCCTTAGTTTCAAATCCTTCTGCACCAACTGTGTAA
- the truA gene encoding tRNA pseudouridine(38-40) synthase TruA, with the protein MNNYKLKIQYDGTNYAGWQIQNYTPTVQQTIADAIKILLKEELQLIGAGRTDAGVHALGQVANFKTENEIDLYKFKHSLNSILPNDVSIVDITKVDENFHSRFSAKKRCYLYFISKHKSPFYEKFTYRYPEKLNIPDLNILANPLIGEHDFTSFCKKKSKTNNKECIVYDVHWKETKEVIIFFIEANRFLHRMVRSIVGTLLNVSKEKYGSDYIKNILEQKDRIIAGESVPAKGLFLYKVKY; encoded by the coding sequence TTGAATAATTATAAACTTAAAATCCAATATGATGGAACCAACTATGCAGGTTGGCAGATTCAGAATTATACACCAACTGTTCAGCAAACAATTGCTGATGCTATAAAAATTTTGTTGAAAGAAGAACTTCAATTGATTGGTGCTGGTAGAACTGATGCCGGTGTTCATGCACTTGGTCAGGTAGCTAATTTTAAGACTGAAAATGAAATTGATTTATACAAGTTTAAGCATTCATTAAATTCCATTCTTCCAAATGATGTTTCAATTGTTGATATTACAAAGGTGGATGAAAATTTCCATTCGCGGTTTAGTGCAAAGAAACGATGTTATTTATATTTTATCAGCAAGCATAAATCACCATTTTATGAAAAATTTACTTATCGCTATCCTGAAAAATTAAATATCCCGGATCTTAATATTTTAGCAAATCCATTAATTGGTGAGCATGATTTTACATCATTCTGTAAAAAGAAAAGTAAAACTAATAATAAAGAATGTATTGTTTATGATGTCCATTGGAAGGAAACAAAAGAAGTTATTATTTTTTTTATTGAAGCAAACCGTTTTTTACACAGGATGGTTAGATCAATTGTTGGTACCCTCCTCAATGTTTCAAAAGAGAAATATGGTAGCGATTATATCAAAAATATTTTAGAGCAAAAAGATAGAATAATTGCAGGTGAATCTGTACCAGCAAAAGGATTATTTTTATACAAAGTAAAATATTAA